From one Melioribacteraceae bacterium genomic stretch:
- a CDS encoding flagellar basal body-associated FliL family protein, producing MEPKEKNLDENLEEITSTPEVKPKSKFNPKILIFGLPLFVLQLIVVYFITANILIKKMDGRTPEKTATEAVAESPAEAEEKDTTMNHFGEYIFQIEDIIVNPAYTKGEQLLLSSVAFDVPTEVTRKELEKKQILVKDMIISILSSKTINQLSNVTYKDTLRVEITNKLQSSFSDMKINRVYFSKYIIN from the coding sequence ATGGAACCAAAAGAAAAAAACTTAGACGAAAATTTAGAGGAAATAACTTCCACACCGGAAGTTAAACCAAAATCTAAATTCAATCCAAAAATCTTGATTTTCGGATTGCCCCTTTTTGTACTTCAATTAATAGTTGTGTATTTCATAACCGCAAACATCTTAATCAAAAAGATGGATGGAAGAACTCCCGAGAAAACCGCAACTGAAGCTGTAGCGGAATCACCGGCGGAAGCTGAGGAAAAAGACACAACCATGAATCATTTTGGTGAATATATTTTTCAAATAGAGGACATAATTGTAAACCCGGCTTATACCAAAGGCGAGCAGTTACTTCTATCTTCTGTTGCGTTCGATGTACCAACTGAAGTTACAAGAAAAGAACTTGAGAAAAAACAAATTCTGGTTAAGGATATGATTATCTCAATCCTTTCCAGCAAGACGATTAACCAACTCAGTAACGTAACTTATAAAGACACTTTAAGAGTTGAAATCACCAATAAGTTGCAAAGCAGTTTTAGTGATATGAAAATTAACAGAGTTTATTTCAGTAAATATATAATCAACTAA
- the flhA gene encoding flagellar biosynthesis protein FlhA has protein sequence MFSINKNSDVILAFGLILMLGLMLIPLPAVFLDFFLALNISLALLVLVLSLYIKSPLDFSVFPGLLLILTLFRLALNISSTRLILIDGYAGQVIESFGSFVVSGNFVVGFIIFMILVIIQFIVIVKGSGRISEVSARFTLDAMPGKQMAIDADLSSGLISESEARSRRDNISREAEFFGAMDGASKFVKGDAIAGILINAINIIGGFIIGVAQKGMPFTDALQSYTILTIGDGLVSQIPALVIATSAGMVVTRSASGSSLDSQMKLQLLSNPRVLGTLAGVVMLMAFVPGMPMIPFMFISIAAGAGSFFTKKSLNKKQLDITDKEENAEEEKEENVEQYLQVDPIELEIGYGLISLVDENEGGNLFEKISSTRKFIALEYGILIPPVRVRDNLQLEPNQYIIKIKGNIVSSFEIHTDRWLAMNSGLIDEVPDGIPTKDPAFDLPAVWVNKEGKEKSEILGYTVVDAISVLTTHLQETLKKNFDKILTRQSVKQLLENLKKDYNAVIEDINPEVLPLGTIQKVLQNLLREYIPIKDLVQILEALIDYSKVTKNIDVLTEYARHAVGDVIANNFKDYNNIIHAAALGEKLEQHIISSIKEQKDAIQTLGLNPNLLNTLKQNIARLIDKFTSLGYSPVIITSATIRPYFYRLFTSSFPELAVISYSELPSHIELELIDKLEVSNAN, from the coding sequence ATGTTCAGCATCAATAAAAATAGCGATGTTATATTAGCATTTGGCTTGATCTTAATGCTGGGATTAATGCTAATTCCTCTACCGGCAGTATTTTTAGATTTCTTTTTGGCGTTGAATATTTCGCTCGCTCTTTTAGTGTTAGTTCTATCTTTATACATAAAATCACCCTTAGATTTCTCAGTTTTCCCAGGATTACTCTTAATTCTGACTCTATTCAGATTGGCATTAAATATCAGTTCAACAAGATTAATATTAATAGATGGTTATGCCGGACAAGTTATTGAATCTTTCGGGAGCTTTGTTGTAAGTGGAAACTTTGTTGTTGGTTTTATCATCTTTATGATTCTCGTTATTATCCAGTTTATTGTTATCGTAAAAGGTTCGGGAAGAATCTCTGAAGTTTCTGCACGGTTTACCTTAGATGCTATGCCGGGTAAGCAAATGGCAATCGACGCTGATTTAAGCTCTGGATTAATTTCCGAATCTGAAGCCAGATCAAGGAGAGATAACATTTCACGTGAAGCCGAATTTTTTGGCGCTATGGATGGCGCCAGCAAGTTTGTTAAGGGTGATGCTATCGCCGGGATTTTAATTAATGCTATAAACATTATTGGTGGATTTATAATAGGTGTTGCTCAAAAAGGAATGCCATTTACGGATGCTCTTCAAAGCTATACAATTTTAACAATCGGTGATGGATTGGTTTCACAGATTCCGGCATTGGTTATTGCAACTTCTGCCGGTATGGTGGTTACACGAAGTGCTTCTGGATCATCATTGGATTCACAAATGAAGTTACAGCTTCTATCAAATCCTCGTGTGCTTGGTACACTTGCCGGTGTTGTTATGTTAATGGCTTTTGTTCCCGGAATGCCTATGATTCCTTTCATGTTTATAAGTATCGCAGCGGGTGCCGGTTCATTTTTTACTAAGAAGAGTTTGAATAAAAAACAATTAGACATTACGGACAAAGAAGAGAACGCCGAAGAAGAAAAAGAAGAGAATGTTGAGCAATATCTGCAAGTCGATCCGATCGAGTTAGAGATTGGTTATGGTTTAATTAGTCTTGTAGATGAAAATGAAGGCGGAAATTTATTTGAAAAAATTTCATCAACAAGAAAATTTATTGCATTAGAATACGGAATTTTAATTCCCCCTGTTAGAGTTAGAGATAACTTACAATTAGAACCGAATCAATACATTATAAAAATTAAAGGCAACATCGTCTCTTCGTTTGAAATTCATACTGACAGATGGCTTGCAATGAACAGCGGATTGATTGACGAGGTACCGGATGGCATTCCTACAAAAGATCCGGCATTTGATCTCCCTGCTGTTTGGGTTAATAAGGAAGGCAAAGAAAAATCAGAAATTCTTGGCTACACAGTTGTCGATGCTATTTCTGTTTTAACAACTCATCTGCAAGAAACATTGAAGAAAAATTTTGATAAGATTTTAACAAGACAATCAGTTAAACAATTATTAGAGAACTTGAAAAAAGATTACAATGCGGTTATTGAAGATATTAATCCGGAAGTTCTTCCGCTTGGAACAATACAAAAAGTACTACAAAATTTATTGCGAGAATACATTCCGATTAAAGATCTAGTCCAAATTCTTGAAGCGCTAATAGATTATTCAAAAGTCACAAAAAATATTGATGTGTTAACAGAATATGCAAGACATGCAGTGGGAGATGTAATTGCAAATAACTTTAAGGATTATAACAATATTATTCACGCAGCTGCTCTTGGAGAAAAACTTGAACAACATATAATCTCATCAATAAAGGAACAGAAAGATGCTATACAAACTCTCGGATTGAATCCGAATTTATTAAATACACTTAAACAAAATATTGCAAGACTTATTGATAAGTTTACAAGTCTAGGTTATTCCCCTGTAATTATTACATCAGCAACAATTCGACCATACTTTTATAGATTATTTACTTCGAGTTTCCCGGAACTAGCCGTTATTTCTTATTCGGAATTACCTTCTCACATCGAACTCGAGTTAATTGATAAGTTAGAGGTTTCAAATGCAAACTAA
- the fliM gene encoding flagellar motor switch protein FliM has protein sequence MAEVLNQQEIDNLLNNVKSGTEEKNDSFEQKEAVPFDFRLPNRISKHQLRTITNIHENFAESLSSFLVSKLQTLVSTSVASVDQLYYSEYVLSVSNPSCLFTFDIRNTDIKGILEFSPELALVLVDRLLGGSGEGKKESKIITPIEQKVLNVVVESAMVNLTKAWSVVDKLDFAVDRFEPDIDFAQITSQNESVLLISFEVMIGEESHFMNLCFATFSFDRILAKLASQKFSSIRPTDYHGSTSREVISKSLLYAEVPLKIELGKSTISVAEFMNLEVGDIINLNKKISDNCEVKMENKVIGYGRPGLVNKRKAIKIIQKLI, from the coding sequence ATGGCTGAAGTACTAAATCAACAAGAAATTGATAATCTGTTAAACAACGTCAAAAGCGGAACGGAAGAAAAAAACGATTCGTTCGAACAAAAAGAAGCTGTTCCTTTTGACTTTCGTTTACCAAATAGAATATCAAAGCATCAATTAAGAACCATCACAAACATTCACGAAAATTTTGCCGAAAGTTTGAGTTCATTTTTAGTTTCAAAACTTCAGACATTGGTATCAACATCCGTAGCTTCTGTAGATCAGCTATATTATTCGGAATATGTTCTATCGGTATCCAATCCCTCTTGTTTGTTCACCTTTGATATTAGAAATACGGATATAAAAGGAATTTTAGAATTCAGTCCCGAATTAGCTTTGGTACTTGTTGATCGCTTACTCGGTGGCAGTGGCGAAGGTAAAAAAGAATCGAAGATCATTACTCCTATAGAACAAAAAGTTCTAAACGTTGTTGTTGAAAGTGCGATGGTAAATTTGACAAAAGCATGGAGCGTTGTTGATAAATTAGATTTTGCGGTTGATAGATTTGAACCCGATATAGACTTCGCACAAATAACGTCACAAAATGAATCAGTTTTACTTATTTCATTTGAAGTAATGATAGGTGAAGAAAGTCATTTTATGAATTTGTGTTTTGCGACTTTCTCTTTCGATAGAATTCTTGCAAAACTAGCTTCACAAAAGTTTTCATCAATTAGACCCACGGATTATCATGGTTCAACTTCACGTGAAGTAATTTCTAAGAGCTTATTATATGCAGAAGTTCCTTTAAAAATTGAACTTGGAAAATCAACAATTTCAGTTGCAGAGTTTATGAACTTAGAAGTCGGCGATATAATCAACTTGAACAAAAAAATATCCGATAACTGTGAAGTAAAAATGGAAAATAAAGTTATTGGCTACGGCAGACCCGGATTAGTTAATAAGCGTAAAGCCATAAAGATCATTCAAAAATTAATATAA
- a CDS encoding flagellar hook protein FlgE yields MALLNSLFAGVSGLRNHQSMMDVIGNNIANVNTIGYKGSRVTFSDTFNQFVKAGTNPTENTGGTNTFQVGLGMKINSIDRNWNQGTFERTGITTDLALQGPGMFVLKSNGEQFYSRAGAFVFDAEGKLVNPQNGAIVQGKIANSEGAIPPGNNLEDIIIDTNQKLPAVATSLISWGGNLKSNSDLTRSESVMMRGNIQNDGTLDGSSTMVSTKVYDTFGEEYKLEVKYTETANPNEYDMTWEVLDADGNSVGTSAAAITVAFVDDGSGNFVMDDASKEKFDPNAAGYDANTSVSFTGVGANAGDLQFQIDASTTSNNASTQTLSISADGNRTPNIVSGSVTAFDSLGNSHQLTLKFTKINTNEWAWTVTVPGTSTAGGQSTSTSGTIAFNADGTLDPANISPNNPQFTFQPDGGANPVVIDLNFGSGFSGVTQTSSSSVVSALSQDGSAAASLSNLNIDQYGNIVGIFSNGNSRTLAQIMAATFTNLNGLISVGDNMYSAYANSGEPRIGSLGEETGTTVQSGALEQSNVDLSEEFTKMIVSQRGFQANARVITTADNLLQEITNLIR; encoded by the coding sequence ATGGCACTTCTAAATTCACTTTTCGCTGGTGTATCCGGTTTAAGAAACCACCAATCAATGATGGACGTAATTGGTAACAATATTGCCAACGTCAATACAATAGGTTACAAAGGTTCAAGAGTTACTTTCAGTGATACTTTTAATCAATTCGTAAAAGCCGGTACAAACCCAACCGAAAACACAGGCGGTACAAATACATTCCAAGTTGGTCTTGGTATGAAAATCAATTCAATCGATCGTAACTGGAATCAAGGTACATTTGAAAGAACAGGAATCACAACTGACTTAGCATTACAAGGTCCGGGAATGTTTGTTCTTAAGAGTAACGGAGAACAATTCTATTCACGTGCAGGTGCTTTCGTTTTTGATGCTGAAGGTAAATTGGTTAATCCACAAAACGGAGCGATTGTTCAAGGTAAAATTGCAAACAGTGAAGGCGCAATACCTCCCGGAAACAATTTAGAAGATATTATAATCGACACAAACCAAAAATTACCAGCTGTCGCTACAAGTTTAATTAGCTGGGGCGGTAACTTAAAAAGTAATTCTGATTTAACTAGAAGTGAAAGCGTTATGATGCGCGGAAATATTCAGAATGACGGAACCTTAGATGGATCTTCCACAATGGTGTCCACAAAAGTTTATGATACTTTTGGTGAAGAATACAAACTAGAAGTAAAATACACAGAGACAGCTAATCCAAACGAATATGATATGACTTGGGAAGTTTTGGATGCAGACGGAAACTCAGTCGGTACTTCAGCAGCAGCAATTACTGTTGCATTTGTCGATGACGGTTCAGGTAATTTTGTAATGGATGATGCTTCAAAAGAAAAATTTGATCCTAATGCAGCAGGTTATGATGCAAACACATCAGTATCTTTCACAGGTGTCGGTGCAAACGCCGGTGATCTTCAATTTCAAATTGATGCTTCAACCACTTCAAACAATGCAAGCACTCAGACACTAAGTATTTCAGCTGATGGAAATAGAACTCCAAATATAGTTTCCGGTTCGGTTACAGCATTTGATTCTCTCGGTAACTCACATCAATTGACTTTAAAATTCACAAAGATTAATACAAACGAATGGGCTTGGACAGTAACCGTTCCCGGTACAAGCACTGCTGGTGGACAATCAACATCGACAAGCGGAACAATTGCATTTAATGCTGATGGTACATTGGATCCTGCAAATATTTCACCAAATAATCCGCAATTCACATTCCAGCCTGATGGTGGTGCTAACCCTGTTGTAATCGACTTAAATTTCGGTAGCGGATTCTCAGGTGTTACTCAGACTTCATCTAGTTCGGTTGTTTCTGCATTGAGTCAAGACGGATCAGCTGCAGCATCACTTTCAAACTTAAATATCGATCAATACGGAAATATAGTTGGTATTTTTTCAAATGGTAATTCGAGAACATTAGCGCAAATTATGGCTGCGACATTTACCAACCTAAACGGATTGATAAGTGTTGGTGATAACATGTACTCAGCATACGCAAACTCGGGTGAACCAAGAATCGGAAGTCTGGGTGAAGAAACAGGAACTACAGTTCAGTCCGGTGCGTTAGAACAATCAAATGTTGATCTTTCTGAAGAATTCACAAAAATGATCGTATCACAAAGAGGATTTCAAGCAAACGCCAGAGTAATAACTACCGCGGATAATCTTCTTCAAGAAATAACTAATCTAATAAGATAA
- a CDS encoding flagellar biosynthetic protein FliO: protein MGISDVFQMIFPLLAITLLLGGVYFFISKKKFIGNFAKYNSIPIDIVSVKSIMPKKYIAAVKVEDKLLILGISDHSINLLQEKDFDSEQLINPNSEKVRSKFHEILKNSWPGK from the coding sequence ATGGGAATCTCCGATGTTTTCCAAATGATCTTTCCACTATTGGCAATAACTTTGCTGTTAGGCGGTGTTTACTTTTTTATTAGTAAGAAAAAGTTCATCGGTAATTTTGCTAAATACAATTCAATCCCGATTGATATTGTTAGTGTAAAATCAATAATGCCGAAGAAGTATATCGCTGCTGTTAAAGTTGAAGACAAACTTTTAATTCTTGGAATCTCGGATCATTCAATAAATCTTTTACAAGAAAAAGATTTTGATTCAGAGCAGTTGATTAATCCAAACAGTGAAAAAGTTCGTTCAAAATTTCATGAAATATTAAAAAACAGTTGGCCAGGTAAATGA
- the fliN gene encoding flagellar motor switch protein FliN, protein MEDKTTKPESEKSGNPSVETQAAVFDEFDESTKKTFGENKLDFLQDLQLNVFIELGRTKMQIKDILELERGYVIELDKMASEPVDIYVNNKKIAEGEVVVIDKHFGIRITNLSQPAERLKGLY, encoded by the coding sequence ATGGAAGATAAAACAACAAAACCCGAATCAGAAAAAAGTGGAAATCCATCAGTAGAAACTCAAGCAGCCGTTTTTGACGAGTTTGATGAATCGACAAAGAAAACATTCGGTGAAAACAAACTGGACTTTCTGCAAGATCTGCAGCTTAATGTATTTATTGAACTGGGTAGAACAAAAATGCAGATCAAAGATATTCTAGAATTAGAACGCGGTTACGTAATTGAACTTGATAAGATGGCAAGTGAACCGGTTGATATCTACGTAAACAACAAAAAAATTGCAGAAGGCGAAGTTGTTGTGATCGATAAGCATTTCGGAATTCGCATTACTAACCTAAGCCAACCGGCAGAAAGATTAAAAGGATTGTATTAA
- a CDS encoding TIGR02530 family flagellar biosynthesis protein, with protein MPQINGVSVPFVPIIENNNFDRFNSSKEVSSKFNDLLNDELSKLKFSSHATKRLEDRNIVLSNEEMGKINEAVQRAEDKGSKDSLVMMNGNAFIVNIPNKTVITAMPLGSNDNVFTNIDSVVFA; from the coding sequence ATGCCACAAATTAACGGTGTAAGTGTTCCTTTCGTCCCGATAATTGAAAATAATAACTTCGATCGCTTTAACTCATCGAAAGAAGTCAGTTCAAAATTCAATGATCTTCTTAATGATGAGTTATCGAAACTGAAATTCTCAAGCCACGCAACAAAACGGCTTGAAGATAGGAACATTGTTCTAAGTAATGAAGAAATGGGAAAAATTAATGAAGCAGTTCAAAGAGCAGAAGACAAAGGCTCTAAAGATTCATTAGTGATGATGAACGGAAATGCTTTCATTGTAAACATCCCAAACAAAACAGTGATCACAGCAATGCCTTTAGGTAGCAATGATAATGTTTTCACAAATATTGATAGTGTAGTTTTTGCTTAA
- the fliP gene encoding flagellar type III secretion system pore protein FliP (The bacterial flagellar biogenesis protein FliP forms a type III secretion system (T3SS)-type pore required for flagellar assembly.), with protein sequence MKAVKIILFIILLSLAAQEIQAQSTIPFPKIGIDVGQAQSGEDVSTTLQILLLLTVLSLAPSILIMTTSYLRIIIVFHFLKNALGTQQMPPSQLLAGIALFITFFIMAPTWSKVNDIALKPLMDGEMTLEQAYDAGVEPIREFMFTQVRNEDLELFVGLANIEQPEDRNDLPTYILVPAYALSELRAGFIIGFFLFIPFVMIDLIIGSILLSMGMMMIPPMMISLPFKILLFILVDGWNLIVASVVQGILK encoded by the coding sequence ATGAAAGCAGTTAAAATTATATTGTTTATCATATTGCTTTCATTAGCAGCACAAGAAATTCAAGCTCAATCAACTATTCCATTTCCCAAAATTGGAATTGATGTTGGTCAAGCTCAAAGTGGTGAAGATGTTTCTACAACTTTACAAATCTTACTTTTACTTACTGTTTTATCTCTAGCACCATCTATTCTTATAATGACCACTTCTTACTTAAGAATAATTATAGTTTTTCATTTCTTGAAAAATGCTTTAGGTACACAACAAATGCCACCCAGCCAACTTTTGGCGGGAATTGCATTGTTCATTACATTTTTTATTATGGCGCCGACTTGGTCTAAAGTTAACGACATAGCATTAAAACCTTTGATGGACGGTGAAATGACTCTTGAACAAGCCTATGATGCCGGTGTTGAACCGATAAGAGAATTTATGTTTACTCAAGTAAGAAATGAGGATCTGGAATTATTTGTCGGCTTAGCAAATATTGAACAACCGGAAGATAGAAATGATTTACCGACGTACATCTTAGTCCCGGCTTATGCACTTAGTGAGTTGAGAGCTGGATTTATTATCGGGTTCTTTTTGTTTATACCATTTGTGATGATTGATCTTATAATCGGAAGTATTTTGCTTTCGATGGGTATGATGATGATACCTCCGATGATGATTTCTCTTCCATTTAAGATTTTACTTTTCATATTGGTTGACGGTTGGAATCTAATTGTTGCATCTGTTGTGCAAGGAATATTAAAATGA
- a CDS encoding FlgD immunoglobulin-like domain containing protein yields MIDILSNNYNTNTPVYGQQQGVLGKDDFMKLMIQQLKHQDPLSPMESQEFAAQLAQFTSLEQLSNLNSNVRESIDANYLLSQSINNTMMSTLIGKDVKFQSNVMENKGDNTVSLGYNLPANATNVKVNIYDANGKIVRTIENAGNTQGDHKLSWDFTDNDGNKLANGKYTFEVEVTNGGETSVSNNVFQYGSITGVRFTENGTKILINNIEYLLSDILEILNPTQITNNGGSEDDATN; encoded by the coding sequence ATGATTGATATACTTTCAAACAACTACAACACAAACACTCCGGTCTATGGACAACAACAAGGTGTACTTGGCAAAGATGATTTCATGAAATTGATGATACAGCAACTGAAACATCAAGATCCGTTAAGCCCCATGGAAAGTCAAGAATTTGCCGCTCAACTTGCTCAGTTTACATCACTTGAACAATTATCAAACCTCAATAGCAATGTGAGAGAAAGTATTGATGCTAATTATTTATTGTCCCAATCTATCAACAATACAATGATGTCAACCCTGATCGGGAAAGATGTCAAATTCCAAAGCAATGTAATGGAAAATAAAGGTGACAATACTGTAAGTCTTGGCTACAATTTACCGGCAAATGCTACTAATGTTAAAGTTAATATCTATGATGCAAACGGTAAAATAGTCCGCACGATAGAAAATGCAGGAAATACTCAAGGTGACCATAAACTTTCATGGGATTTTACCGATAATGATGGTAACAAATTAGCAAATGGTAAATATACTTTTGAAGTAGAAGTAACAAATGGCGGAGAAACAAGCGTGAGTAACAATGTATTTCAATATGGTTCTATAACCGGTGTCAGGTTCACTGAAAATGGAACTAAAATTTTAATAAACAATATTGAATACTTACTCTCGGATATTCTCGAAATACTTAACCCAACTCAAATTACAAATAATGGAGGTTCGGAAGACGATGCCACAAATTAA
- the flhB gene encoding flagellar biosynthesis protein FlhB has translation MAEQPGQEKTEQPTQKKLDDARDKGQVAKSMEISSFTVFGTGLLILFLFQGFIGQRLSQISTSVFSSLSTLELSYNLVQMYALKGAGFFFISLSPFFIGIIVLALAVNLAQVGIKLSPKALQPKFEKLDPIKGLKNKIFSSRALVEALKSILKLVMIGLFTYISLSTLIIQSTNLLDQSIEEIVDFMADAALSFLWKILIVYAVLSIADFLFQKYKFKKDMMMTKQEIKDEHKQTEGDPFIKGKIKTKQFQMSRNRMIMEVPKADVVITNPTHFAIALKYDSAKNSAPIVLAKGMDEVALKIKEIARKNNIPLYEDKPLAQALYKACNIGDEIPEKLFEAVAKILAFVFKAKHSKRKSIV, from the coding sequence ATGGCCGAGCAACCGGGACAAGAAAAAACCGAACAACCTACGCAGAAGAAACTTGATGACGCCAGAGATAAAGGCCAAGTTGCTAAAAGTATGGAAATTTCTTCATTTACCGTATTTGGAACCGGTCTGTTAATTCTATTTCTATTTCAGGGTTTTATAGGACAAAGATTATCTCAAATCTCTACTTCTGTTTTTTCTTCACTAAGCACTTTGGAACTGAGCTATAACTTAGTTCAAATGTACGCATTAAAGGGTGCGGGATTTTTTTTCATATCGCTATCCCCTTTCTTTATTGGCATTATTGTTTTAGCACTTGCAGTAAACTTGGCTCAAGTTGGAATAAAACTTTCACCTAAAGCTTTACAGCCGAAATTTGAAAAACTCGATCCGATTAAAGGATTAAAAAACAAAATATTCTCTTCCCGAGCATTGGTCGAGGCGCTTAAGTCAATATTGAAACTCGTGATGATCGGGTTGTTTACTTACATTTCATTAAGCACGTTAATTATTCAATCAACCAACTTGCTGGATCAATCAATAGAAGAAATAGTTGATTTTATGGCTGATGCAGCACTTTCATTTTTGTGGAAGATACTGATTGTTTACGCTGTTCTTTCGATTGCAGATTTTCTATTTCAGAAATACAAGTTTAAGAAAGACATGATGATGACCAAGCAAGAAATTAAAGATGAGCATAAACAAACCGAAGGTGATCCATTTATTAAAGGGAAAATTAAAACCAAGCAGTTTCAAATGTCTCGTAACAGAATGATTATGGAAGTGCCGAAAGCCGATGTTGTTATTACAAACCCAACTCACTTTGCAATTGCTTTAAAATATGATTCGGCAAAAAATTCAGCACCAATAGTTCTTGCAAAAGGTATGGATGAAGTTGCATTGAAAATAAAAGAAATTGCTCGTAAAAATAACATACCATTATATGAAGATAAGCCTTTAGCTCAAGCATTGTATAAAGCTTGCAACATCGGTGATGAAATTCCGGAAAAACTTTTTGAAGCTGTCGCAAAAATTCTAGCATTTGTATTCAAGGCTAAACATAGTAAGAGGAAGAGTATAGTATAA
- a CDS encoding flagellar biosynthetic protein FliQ, whose amino-acid sequence MTEELVIEVLTEVFYTVFIILLPILGVSLVVGIAISIFQAVTSIQEMTLTFVPKILFTAVMIVFLIPWILDKLISITLKLFNIMVTIV is encoded by the coding sequence ATGACAGAAGAATTAGTAATAGAAGTATTGACCGAGGTTTTCTACACAGTATTTATAATACTTTTACCAATACTTGGTGTTTCATTAGTCGTTGGTATTGCAATTTCAATTTTCCAAGCAGTTACATCAATCCAAGAAATGACATTAACATTTGTACCAAAAATTTTATTCACTGCAGTAATGATCGTGTTTTTGATACCATGGATTTTAGACAAGCTGATAAGCATAACACTAAAACTGTTTAATATAATGGTGACAATTGTATGA
- the fliR gene encoding flagellar biosynthetic protein FliR, with amino-acid sequence MMSEILVTHFMIFLFIFVRIVAVFVTAPLFSNKAFPSMAKVSLALVISYLIFTFIDKSSVQLEITIWFIATNVIKEIITGALIGFSVTLVFYAISFAGTIIGFDIGLAMAQVFNPTEETNNNVLGEYLYILAILVLILIDGHHYIIRGAVYSFTIIPLGHYTINAEVYDYLVKMGAMVFVLAVKIASPILVSFFLVHIAEGIMARVIPQMQVFFVTYPLKIGLGIVLLMVTIPLYLHMIKNLLHLYEEKLYQLIQYMS; translated from the coding sequence ATGATGAGTGAAATTCTTGTTACACATTTCATGATTTTCCTTTTCATTTTTGTACGGATTGTTGCTGTATTTGTAACAGCTCCGTTATTCAGCAATAAAGCATTCCCTAGTATGGCAAAAGTTTCCTTAGCTCTCGTTATTTCCTATTTAATATTTACTTTTATAGATAAGTCAAGTGTGCAATTGGAAATCACAATTTGGTTTATAGCCACCAACGTAATTAAAGAAATTATAACCGGGGCGCTTATTGGTTTTAGTGTCACATTGGTTTTTTACGCAATATCATTCGCCGGAACCATTATCGGTTTTGATATTGGTCTTGCCATGGCTCAGGTATTTAATCCGACAGAAGAAACAAATAATAACGTACTTGGCGAATATCTTTACATTCTTGCAATACTCGTTTTAATATTAATAGATGGTCACCATTATATAATTCGCGGTGCTGTTTATTCGTTTACTATAATTCCACTTGGGCATTACACTATTAATGCCGAAGTGTATGATTACTTGGTGAAAATGGGTGCAATGGTTTTTGTACTTGCAGTAAAAATTGCATCTCCAATATTGGTTTCCTTTTTCCTCGTTCATATCGCCGAAGGAATCATGGCAAGAGTAATTCCGCAAATGCAAGTTTTCTTTGTTACTTATCCCCTTAAAATTGGATTAGGTATTGTTCTCTTAATGGTTACAATTCCATTGTATTTACACATGATTAAAAATCTACTACATCTTTATGAAGAAAAGTTATATCAACTAATTCAGTATATGAGTTAA